In the Glycine max cultivar Williams 82 chromosome 19, Glycine_max_v4.0, whole genome shotgun sequence genome, AATTTCTCCTCCACTgttttgagaataaaaaaagaaagataaaaatatggcACTCATCATTTTTATACACTACCACACCTATCTGTTATCTCTGTGGACTCTGAAAGAATAATTGCTGGGGAAAGCCTGAAGCAGTCATTGAGAATCTAGTTCTGGGGAAAAGAGTCAAGATTCAGAACATAGACTTTGCAGTaggtaaaaaatttatattttacagtgaaccaaacttaaaaatatggttaaaaaaaattctgggGAATTATCTGCATTAGAGTGCAGTTAACTTATCATATGTACAATGTTTAGAGGGGCAGCCTTACTATTTCAAAGGGGttaatgttaatatgttatgtcACAGCATAGGATATTAGGGACAAAAGAACTACAATTAAGTGAGATTTGAAAGTGGGGGCAGTGTTTTAGTGTTAATTGTTGAACAATCAAATCTAAAAAATTCGTGGGGTGGCACAGGAGGGTTAATTGGTGTGgaccaatttcaaatttaaaaagacAACAACACAGTATCATCCTATCATGGCGCTTTGTCATAGAGAAAATCTCATGACGACTTATCATTAGTatgcattatttaaaaaaacaaaagtcacTTTCGCTTGAGTGAATTGCATTCCCCTGGACTAATCATAACAATGGTTACTGCTAAAAGGTTCAATTTTATTCAGTATGCAACATGTACAAGAATTgacagagagaaagagagaatcaAGAGCAAGAGTATCAATTCTAACAAATTAATGTTGCAAAACCAAGCTGTTAACTCTAGCATCATCAAACTCCCTTAACATACAATTGCATTTCAAATGAGAAACTCATCCTTTCTGACCAGGGTCTTCTCCATTATTCCCTTTTTTCCACAAACTGCAGATTGTGAACAAACCTTGTCTGAACCACCCTTTTGTTGGGACTTTTTACAATGAGCAATGGCACTCTCAATTGAATTCTCCAGCTCCGCACTGATACTCCTGTTGAACAATTGCAACTCATAAGACCCAGCTGAACTGAGTGAAAAAGACGAAGACGAAGAAGATGACCCAGAAGAAGATGTAGACAAAGATGAAGCCTTGGAAGCATAATGTCGCTGAATCACCCCAGAGAAAGACCTTCTGCTGCTACTGTCAAAGAAACCATTTTCATGCATGTCACTGTTCTTCACCGCACAGGATCTCTGACTCCTGTGCTTGTTGTCACAAAACAACTCAAATgggcttttgtttttgtttttgcttttcgTAGCATCATCCTTGCATTTTGGTTTCTTCACTTCCCCCACTTTGCTTGCTGCAGCATCACTGGCACAGCTCTTATCAGAGCAACCAGATTTGCTGAACAAGGATTTCAAGTAAATTTTTGAAGCCTTGAACCTTTGAGCCAGCCAGAATTGCTTCTGCTTGGTATGTTTATTTGGAACAtgttggtgatgatgatgatcactAACCAACCCTTCTATCTCAGAGGACCAATCAAACTGATACTCAGAAGGGAGTGATTCACAGGAACTAACCCTGCGTGATTCCGAGGGGGAGATGTTGCAGGACTCAAGAGGTGAGGTGGCATTTGTTGAATGCAACCTAAATCTACTGTCTTCCAATGATGACTGTGATCTTGAGAAGCCAAAGGTGGCATCAGCGTTCTCAAGAAGCTTTTCCACCATTTCTAAGCGAGGAGGGAGGTGAAGAGGAAGGAGTTTTCCTTTGTAAAAGAGTTCATCAGCTGGGGAAGTTGTGGACTCTTCCTTGTTTTGGAACTCGAATTCTCTGTTGTTGTTCTGTTGTGGGGTGTCAAGGGAATAAGAGAAGCTGTTGGGGGAAGAAGATCTTAGTTCAATGTCAATGTAGTCTTCGTCTACATGAACCGATGAAACCTTTTTTGTGGCCATTTCATGTGACTCTTTCTGCTGTGGTGATTCCTCTGTTTGTGTGTCACAGAATGGAGATGCCTATGGGAAATTGAGCTTTCTAAAAGGAAAGAGGCAAGGCAAGGTATTTTTTAAGTGAAGAAGGAAGATAGTACCAAAGTttgttatatataagaaacgttttttttttaaaaaaattatttatttataaaatataaaagcaaACTTGTAAGTTGTAAGTATATGTATGgactaaattttctaaaaagtttgaattaactttacattaaattattttattggtctcttatttttcttttagatttCATTTggtatcttattttttaaaagttaatcctttattcattaaaagttataaagcggtctctaaaataaaaattttatgacatgtttatctaaaaaaaactgaaatttttaaaaaatatgaatcattttacaacttttaaaaaataaggaatcaaaataaaaatataaaataaagataagagaACAACGAAATAATTTAgcctttattttataaattgagtttgaaaaataaattttatttttcttctatctcAACCTAacttttactaataaaaaaattaatttttaaggaaaaattgaGACGAAATTTAGTTTATAATCAAACTCtgctcaaaacaaaacaaaaagctttttcaattttactttttaatatatttggaGGTTTCTCAATTAAGAACCAAACATGCTCTAATTTTATAATCTCTCCAATAACATTAATCCtattttatcatttgaattGCACGTGCATATAGCGTGAGACTACCAGGCCAGTGAATATTGGTCGTATAATCATACATAaatgtcaaaattattttaattacttttaaatttaacagTTCATTTAAATTATAGGGCCAAGATTTGTTTTTCTTGCACTCTCACtttcttaaattatatttacattttatagTCTTGTAAACATCGAAAACAAGTGTTTTCAAAATGCAGTTACTATaaatgttgattttgttgactaacagttattgtcttttggattttttattccttattttattctgtatttattgttctatttattttattaataaattttttgcagcgttgacataaaatttatagttcatattaattttagtatatattttaataatatttttaagcgTGTATTTGTTttctcaacaaaaaataaaagtttgaaaaagGCAAAAACGTATTCCCATAAtagcatataaaaaaaatctgacaCGTGAAAAAGATATTCCCATAACAAGAATTATgcaaataagaagaagaaaaaaaaggaaggggaTGCTCTCTTACGAATCTTAGTCTCAAGAGAGTTATAAGGAAATATGCCTTCGCAAAATTCAGTTTGCAAAGTAGTGATGGTGCCACTTTGTTGTAATTCCTTCACTAAATATATTCATACATAAAATGTCAATattgttttagttattttttaatttaaattatatggtcaagaatcaagattcgtTTTTTG is a window encoding:
- the LOC100780248 gene encoding probable membrane-associated kinase regulator 3, producing MATKKVSSVHVDEDYIDIELRSSSPNSFSYSLDTPQQNNNREFEFQNKEESTTSPADELFYKGKLLPLHLPPRLEMVEKLLENADATFGFSRSQSSLEDSRFRLHSTNATSPLESCNISPSESRRVSSCESLPSEYQFDWSSEIEGLVSDHHHHQHVPNKHTKQKQFWLAQRFKASKIYLKSLFSKSGCSDKSCASDAAASKVGEVKKPKCKDDATKSKNKNKSPFELFCDNKHRSQRSCAVKNSDMHENGFFDSSSRRSFSGVIQRHYASKASSLSTSSSGSSSSSSSFSLSSAGSYELQLFNRSISAELENSIESAIAHCKKSQQKGGSDKVCSQSAVCGKKGIMEKTLVRKDEFLI